The window TTTTATATTCATGTTGAATATTTGTGTAGGATTAATTTTGCATAACTAATTAATTGAAACCATAATTTGCTTTAGCGTTAAGTCGTCATTTATAGATTAAGTTAGTACCCATCCTAGGACTTTCAAAGTTCCTTCCAACTTGAAATGGGTATGAACTCATCATAGAACAACATCCATTTGTTTGTCAACTTGTCGTGCTTGATAAGTCTTGGTTTAAGTAAGATTTGGTGGTCTATCCTGGTAGTGGTGGAAATTGTGCGGTAGGCCTTGTGGAATTTTTTGTCATTGTATTCAATCACTGTGTATTTCTGACCTTAGGCTCGTTGACTTGAGGAACACCCTCACACAGTACcaacaacaaagagaaacaAAGCTCCTACTGTCCTCAATATCGACAGCAGGTTATCCCCCTTGAAGCTGCCTCCAGTAAGGTTTGGACACTAATAATTACGATACTGCAAATTTTGCAACAGTAGTGTACATATTGATGACATACAAATTTCACTGAAAAGTTTGTGAATTAAAAAACCAGCCGCTGCAAATGGAAATATTAAAAGAGAACTAGTCCCATTTGACTTCTACCGGAGAACTATCTCGTTGAATTTTACAGGTAAGTCATGAATTGAAAATGAACTAGGCCTATTTGAATTTTACAGGACAAATAGACCCATTTGAATTTTGGTGGAATAAAAAACTATGAAGCTGTTGAACGCTAATAATTAATAGAAAAGAATTTCACAGAAAAGTACAAATCCATGATCAACAAAAGATTTTCAAGCAAACAAAATGGGTAAGAAAATGACATAGGGTTTGTTGAATTAGTGTTTTACCAAAGGTGGAAGAAAGTGGAGTTGTAGGGGGACAACGATGCGGGGGCTGATGGAGTAATGGTGGTGGACGTGGCGGGGGTAGGTGCGGCGACTGGATTTCTAACATTGGAGGCGGTCCTGGCGCTGTATGGATTCTTGGTTTGGTGCTTCATTCGTCCTGTAGTGTGGTAAACTCACTGAATAGTCGCTGCCCCTTCTTGTCTGAAATCCCCTGGGTGTACTTGCTCTTGTTCCTCTCTATTGGACCCTCTTAGACAAATGGGCCCCGTCTATACTCTCTTACACTTgggctttttctttttaataaaattgtataATAACGTGATTATATTTTCTAGTGTACCTTGAAAAATGGGTTTGAAACATGTAGTGCATTATCTTATGTTCAAAACACATCGAAAAATCTCATTTTTACTTCACATACTTGGATCATTTTGAAAGACAATGTGAAGTGTTGAGGGCTGATGTGGTAATTTGAagttttatatcaaattttgtatttttttttttactaaactgataaatgttattttcatatttataCATGGCTTTAAATGGttgtatttattaaaaaaaaaaaaaaaactgttgaaacaaaatttttgttGGTTGAAATGTTAGTAGACTTAGGAACTCaccattaaaattaattaaaaaaatttgtgacaTTGGCAAATGTCAAATTTAACTCCTAATCACAAAGGCTTCAAATTCAGGCAACATTGgaaggtttttatttatttttttaattgtcaaATACGCACGGTGATATCTCCACTTAGgatttgacatttttttatggagatggtcttaggtaTCATTCTCGCCaaggtaaatttgaaccaaattttgTAGCTAGGCGATTGTGAGGCTAGAGCCCACTTCCTAaccctttagtttggataatatcaaatgtatttaaaaaaaaaacatgaatatCTTGTATCAAATTATGAAAGCTAGAAGCCATGTAAAAAGGGTATACAACGGCTTGCTTAAGATTTCTTCTTATAAAACATTTTGTTTATATGCACTTTTCGAGATAAAAGAGGTTTGTTTAAAAgcgttttttaaatatttcaaagCGTTTTCGATTAAATTGAATAGAATTGTGACTTTCCAAAAACTATGGCAAAGCAGTTTTAGTTGGATAATATCAAATGTATTAAATAAATGTGAATatcttgaaccaaattattaaaGTTAGAAGTCACGAAAAAATAATATACACCCCGTCGGTTGTAAGTGAGTTTCTCTTCCCAGCGAGAtcctaaaaaacataaaaaacattCAAGGTACAGTTCTCATCTCAACTCGAAGATTACAAAGCTATAATATGTAACCTTtttaaggaaggaaaaaaaaaaaaaacaaagggcaGGAGCATTATGATTCATAAATAAAGCATAAAGAAAAGTacaaagaataagaagaagCTTTAATTTCTAAGTAGTCTATCTTTTTTTGTCTTAATTTCTAAATCCTATGATGTCGTTCTTGTGTCCTCCAAAGTTTTAAACAAATGACCAGTTGATGAACATGAAGCAGATGCAGTGAGCGGTTTCTTCTTCATTCAGCACCTTCCATGCTACTGCTCTCTCGTACGAGATCGGCCTTCCCATGCTTGACATACATATTCCTCCTTGAAGACACATAAAACCCTGCAGCCCCCAGTATTTGAATAACGAAAAGGTTAATTAATCACCTATTTCTAAAGTACCGAAAAAGTAGTTCATCCGAATCGTTGCTGGACTTCAAAGTAGTATACCTGCTGCATTATCTGCGGGAACTCGGAGCAGAGTGTCTTCCTTCCATTGTCATCGAAAATCTTTTCCAGCATAATGTCTTGAAGTGCAATTAACGTCGTCTCAAGCATGTCCAGGCCTGCCTGGTTTCCGAATGTAAAAATTGGCATTGCCTGCATAAATCATGCAAGTAGATTATGGAAAAGGGAGGAACCAAATTGTTAAAAAAGGCATGAACTTAAATGCTTCATAATATTATAAAAGCAAAGATGAATGGTAAGCAATTTACCTTCAAAGAGCAGCATAAGATTGCATCCTGGTGATGCCAAAGGGATTTGAGAATGGACTCGCTTCCTTCGGTTTTTAGTAGTTCTCCACCTAGATAGCACCTGAAAAGATCAAGATTAATTAAGCATATGGCATTCACTTTTGTCCAATTCTATGACGAACGATTGATGGCAGGATCCGGCAACAAGTGGTACTATCATTACcattttcaaaacaaataacCAATCTCCTTTGTAAGATAAGAACTTGCACTATACGCACCTATAGCTCTGACAAATCCAACCGGCAAGTGTTTGTGCTTCGGGAGTGCCAGGTGGATGTCGGAAACCAGCATGAGAACCAAAACGAGAAGGGGAGAGCGCCAGTGCCACCCTCTGCACTGATGCTATGATACTGCGCACATACTGCCGAGCCATGGAGGCTACATTTTCTTGGAGGTGAATTTCAAATGCAAACTGGAATGCTATTGTCATTACAGACTTTGTATTGCCAGAGTGGCCAGCATTATCACCAGAAGCTCTGCTTCCTGCGGGTCCAACTTCAAGAGCCGAGGCAAGATCAAGCGTACGGTTTGGACTGGGAGTATCCTGCACAACAATTTAAGCATATAAGATACAATCGCACAAAACATACCAAACAAAAGGGATGGAAAATGAATTCTATAATAATAAAAGTTTTATGATATATCGTATAAGATGAATGGTTACCATCCGAGAATCAAGAGGGATGATGCGGAAACCAGAAGGTAGAATGGGAGCATCATCCGAAAACGATGCATCGATGGGAGCAAATACTAGTTCAGAGCAGGTCCCAACGGCATTCTCATCCACTCCACTACACAGCTGGGGATTTGATGCAGCCAGAAACAGAAAAAATTAGTGACTATAGCCAGTAAGGATGTTAAGAACTATCAAATATGAAGAGTAAATATATACTGCAAATACTTCACCAAGAAATGTGTGGAGCATTACAGCAAGCACATTATGTTACAgatcaaattgaaaagaaaatatatgtactTACCTGCAAGAGGAAAATGTCAGCAGCAGGCATAATCATATCCTCTCGATAGTGCCCCATGTTCTCAATCTTAATGACCTCCATGAACTGTTtacagaaaaccaaaatataTCAGAATTCAGACGGCAATAATGCTATgctaaaattttttaaaaaaaaaaaaggtactaAATTAACGATAGAATGGCCTTTTACGGTTGACTGAAAAATTCAATACCAGGTGCCTACCTCTTCGTGCTCAATTGTGTGAGCTAGGGGAAGAATAACCTGATCCCCGAAACTTCCAACTCGAGGCCCTAGCATGTTGCAGGGACCAGCTTTAACAGCAGCAGCTGAATAAGCATCAATGCTTCTGTCAGCCCACTCTGATCGGTGTTCTCGCAAGAATCTGAGAAGTATGGCTGGAGGCACAttctgaaggaaaaggaaaggatATACACAAGTCAATATCGAAATTTTGAAAACGTTTGTTGAAAGAGAGAGAGCGAAAAAACCCgaaatgtaaaacaaaatcATTTGTTAGGTGCCTTCTTGATACTTTTCCAAGTTGCTGCTTCTTATTAGGTATTATTGCAACTTAATTTTGTTGGTAATTGTCCGAAACGCATCTAAATCCTTACTTGGAGTAACATGGATGCTTTGGCACATAAGACTGCAGTGCTCATAGATGGAACTCCATCGGTATAAAGATTTGCACTCATCATCTTGCCCGGAGACGAGTTCACAAGAAGGGTAACATCATCGACACCATCACTTTCTAGAACAGACCATCCCTCATCTGTAAACCCGTTAACTGCTTCGTTGAAACCCCTGCAATACAAAATTTGTTAGACTCCGACGAGGCGAAAGTTGATTGACCATTCTAACAAATCATAAGGGGGTGAAATTGTAACGCACTTGCTCAATCTCTGACTAAGAGCACGGAGAGCTGCAGGCCTTCTCCCCCAACCGGCGGAATTAGGCTGAGAAACTTCTTGAGATATCTGCCTCAGGTTGCGTAATGCCTGAAAGAAGAAATATGTCCACATTACAACACAAGATGCATGAAGCTTCGTCGTTTCTATGATTCTAACTTGTTTTAAACATTCTCAACTAACAAATTTTAATATCCAAACAAGATGACATCGATCTGGAGAAAACAATCTTACTGCCATAGTTGTCTTCTGAGCAAGAAGTGTTGGTGACTCATAAAGCGGGCGCAACACTTCAGGTACACTCCAAGGCTGGTTTAAGCAATCAAATTAACGAGTCAAAATTGTGATCAATCAAGCCAAGGAAATGGCATTGC of the Pyrus communis chromosome 1, drPyrComm1.1, whole genome shotgun sequence genome contains:
- the LOC137742406 gene encoding homeobox-leucine zipper protein ATHB-15-like, which gives rise to MMAVTSSCKDGGMKMQMDNGKYVRYTPEQVEALERLYHECPKPSSMRRQQLIRECPILSNIEPKQIKVWFQNRRCREKQRKEASRLQTVNRKLTAMNKLLMEENDRLQKQVSQLVYENSYFRQHTQNATLATTDTSCESVVTSGQHHLTAQQHPPPRDASPAGLLSIAEETLAEFLSKATGTAVEWVQLPGMKPGPDSIGIVAISHGCTGVAARACGLVGLDPTRVAEILKDRPSWFRNCRSVDVLNVMSTGNGGTIELLYMQLYAPTTLAPARDFWLLRYTSVLEDGSLVVCERSLNNTQNGPSMPPVQNFVRAEMLPSGYLIRPCEGGGSILHIVDHMDLEPWSVPEVLRPLYESPTLLAQKTTMAALRNLRQISQEVSQPNSAGWGRRPAALRALSQRLSKGFNEAVNGFTDEGWSVLESDGVDDVTLLVNSSPGKMMSANLYTDGVPSMSTAVLCAKASMLLQNVPPAILLRFLREHRSEWADRSIDAYSAAAVKAGPCNMLGPRVGSFGDQVILPLAHTIEHEEFMEVIKIENMGHYREDMIMPAADIFLLQLCSGVDENAVGTCSELVFAPIDASFSDDAPILPSGFRIIPLDSRMDTPSPNRTLDLASALEVGPAGSRASGDNAGHSGNTKSVMTIAFQFAFEIHLQENVASMARQYVRSIIASVQRVALALSPSRFGSHAGFRHPPGTPEAQTLAGWICQSYRCYLGGELLKTEGSESILKSLWHHQDAILCCSLKAMPIFTFGNQAGLDMLETTLIALQDIMLEKIFDDNGRKTLCSEFPQIMQQGFMCLQGGICMSSMGRPISYERAVAWKVLNEEETAHCICFMFINWSFV